A genomic window from Pungitius pungitius chromosome 12, fPunPun2.1, whole genome shotgun sequence includes:
- the LOC119221062 gene encoding peripheral myelin protein 22-like translates to MLLFLLGVLILHISILILLIVSTATSAWSVDGFKTIDLWYSCMTENGLYQCKPASNDDWIQAVQALMILSLLFCFFSLIAFLFQLFKLVKGGRFFFTAIFQILASVFVMCAAIIYTVMSPDTPGVKFGYAYVLAWVAFPLCLISGLIYIVLRKKE, encoded by the exons ATGCTGCTCTTCCTGCTCGGAGTGCTCATTTTGCACATCAGCATTCTCATCCTTCTCATCGTGTCGACGGCAACCAGT GCCTGGTCTGTGGATGGGTTTAAGACCATAGATCTATGGTACAGTTGCATGACAGAGAACGGACTCTACCAATGCAAGCCAGCCAGCAATGACG ACTGGATCCAGGCCGTGCAAGCCCTCATGATCCTGTCCctgctcttctgcttcttctccctcATTGCATTCTTGTTTCAGCTGTTCAAGCTGGTCAAGGGCGGACGCTTCTTCTTCACCGCCATCTTCCAGATCTTGGCTA GTGTGTTCGTGATGTGCGCGGCGATCATCTACACGGTGATGAGTCCCGATACACCCGGCGTAAAATTCGGCTACGCATACGTGCTGGCGTGGGTGGctttccctctgtgtctcaTCAGCGGCCTCATTTACATCGTCCTGAGGAAGAAGGAATGA
- the LOC119220839 gene encoding cdc42 effector protein 4-like — protein MPILKQLVSGSSHSKRRSRVDLTREMISAPLGDFRHTMHVGRSGDAFGDTSFLSTRSGEPPPESTFYPRSPRPGLLSRTFRSSKRSQSVNRVDQQATPAGSPTYVKNAMSLPFLNDDHRADGIVAKSLSSSPLKQHGEADGGGGGGAAAAAHHLELEEMRFGELTELPESPLRHYGGGMKHAESVMSFHVDLGPSMLGDILGVMEKEEEEDDLGYEEGKSSEGRASPPLSAHGEEGDSAEGQRDDDDEEEDAAADLQPASAADAGPPGVGPYAPQYTPEARPRHLQHLDSCSMSSAGSAALDEKPNGQTYAGDTDSATFSAPPEEESNFSSFLEDEDDEIRV, from the coding sequence ATGCCAATCCTCAAGCAGCTGGTGTCCGGCTCCTCCCACAGCAAGCGGCGCTCGCGCGTGGACCTGACCAGGGAGATGATCAGCGCGCCGCTCGGCGACTTTCGCCACACCATGCACGTGGGCCGCAGCGGCGACGCGTTCGGCGACACCTCCTTCCTCAGCACGCGCTCCGGGGAGCCGCCCCCGGAGAGCACCTTCTACCCGCGCTCCCCTCGGCCCGGCCTCCTGTCCCGCACCTTCAGGAGCAGCAAGCGCTCCCAGTCGGTGAACCGGGTGGACCAGCAGGCGACGCCCGCCGGGTCCCCCACCTACGTGAAGAACGCCATGTCGCTCCCCTTCCTCAACGATGACCACCGAGCGGACGGCATCGTGGCGAAGAGTTTGTCCTCGAGTCCCCTGAAGCAGCACGGGGAGGCGGacgggggcggcggcggaggcgcgGCGGCGGCCGCTCACcacctggagctggaggagatgcgCTTCGGCGAGCTGACGGAGCTTCCGGAGAGCCCCCTCCGCCACTACGGCGGCGGGATGAAGCACGCCGAGTCGGTCATGTCGTTCCACGTGGACCTGGGGCCCTCCATGCTCGGCGACATCCTGGGCGTgatggaaaaggaggaggaggaagacgaccTCGGCTACGAGGAGGGCAAGAGCAGCGAGGGCCGCGCCTCGCCGCCTCTCAGCGCCCACGGCGAGGAAGGGGACAGCGCGGAGGGACAaagggacgacgacgacgaggaggaggacgccgcCGCAGACCTGCAGCCGGCCAGCGCCGCAGACGCGGGCCCCCCGGGCGTCGGGCCGTACGCCCCGCAGTACACGCCCGAGGCTCGGCCCAGGCACCTGCAGCATCTGgacagctgctccatgtccagCGCCGGCTCCGCTGCGCTGGACGAGAAGCCCAACGGCCAGACCTACGCAGGGGACACGGACAGCGCCACCTTCAGCGCCCCGCCAGAGGAGGAAAGcaacttctcctccttcctggaaGATGAGGACGATGAGATCCGCGTATGA